Proteins encoded by one window of Ovis canadensis isolate MfBH-ARS-UI-01 breed Bighorn chromosome 14, ARS-UI_OviCan_v2, whole genome shotgun sequence:
- the ACTN4 gene encoding alpha-actinin-4 isoform X6, producing MVDYHAANQSYQYGPSSGSNGAGGGGSMGDYMAQEDDWDRDLLLDPAWEKQQRKTFTAWCNSHLRKAGTQIENIDEDFRDGLKLMLLLEVISGERLPKPERGKMRVHKINNVNKALDFIASKGVKLVSIGAEEIVDGNAKMTLGMIWTIILRFAIQDISVEETSAKEGLLLWCQRKTAPYKNVNVQNFHISWKDGLAFNALIHRHRPELIEYDKLRKDDPVTNLNNAFEVAEKYLDIPKMLDAEDIVNTARPDEKAIMTYVSSFYHAFSGAQKAETAANRICKVLAVNQENEHLMEDYERLASDLLEWIRRTIPWLEDRVPQKTIQEMQQKLEDFRDYRRVHKPPKVQEKCQLEINFNTLQTKLRLSNRPAFMPSEGKMVSDINSGWQHLEQAEKGYEEWLLNEIRRLERLDHLAEKFRQKASIHEAWTDGKEAMLKHRDYETATLSDIKALIRKHEAFESDLAAHQDRVEQIAAIAQELNELDYYDSHNVNTRCQKICDQWDALGSLTHSRREALEKTEKQLETIDQLHLEYAKRAAPFNNWMESAMEDLQDMFIVHTIEEIEGLISAHDQFKSTLPDADREREAILAIHKEAQRIAESNHIKLSGSNPYTTVTPQIINSKWEKVQQLVPKRDHALLEEQSKQQSNEHLRRQFASQANIVGPWIQTKMEEIGRISIEMNGTLEDQLSHLKQYERSIVDYKPNLDLLEQQHQLIQEALIFDNKHTNYTMEHIRVGWEQLLTTIARTINEVENQILTRDAKGISQEQMQEFRASFNHFDKDHGGALGPEEFKACLISLGYDVENDRQKQTGSMDSDDFRALLISTGYSLGDAEFNRIMSVVDPNHSGLVTFQAFIDFMSRETTDTDTADQVIASFKVLAGDKNFITAEELRRELPPDQAEYCIARMAPYQGPDAVPGALDYKSFSTALYGESDL from the exons ACCTTCACAGCCTGGTGCAACTCCCACCTGCGGAAGGCGGGCACGCAGATCGAGAACATCGATGAGGACTTCCGAGACGGGCTCAAGCTCATGCTCCTCCTGGAGGTCATTTCAG GGGAGCGGTTACCTAAGCCGGAGCGGGGCAAGATGAGAGTGCACAAAATCAACAACGTGAACAAGGCCCTGGACTTCATCGCCAGCAAAGGCGTCAAGCTGGTCTCCATCGGGGCGGAAG AGATTGTGGACGGCAACGCGAAGATGACCCTGGGAATGATCTGGACCATCATCCTCAGGTTCGCCATCCAGGACATCTCTGTGGAAG AGACCTCTGCCAAGGAGGGGCTCCTCCTCTGGTGCCAGAGAAAGACGGCTCCGTACAAGAACGTCAACGTGCAGAACTTCCACATCAG CTGGAAGGACGGTCTTGCCTTCAACGCCCTGATCCACCGGCACAGACCAGAACTGATCGAGTACGACAAGCTGAGAAAG GACGATCCCGTCACCAACCTGAACAATGCCTTCGAAGTGGCTGAGAAATACCTCGACATTCCCAAGATGCTAGATGCAGAGG ACATCGTGAACACGGCCCGGCCCGACGAGAAGGCCATAATGACCTATGTGTCCAGCTTCTACCATGCCTTTTCGGGAGCGCAGAAG GCTGAGACCGCTGCCAACCGGATCTGCAAGGTGCTGGCCGTCAACCAGGAGAATGAGCACCTGATGGAAGATTATGAGAGGCTGGCCAGCGAC CTCCTGGAGTGGATCCGGCGCACCATCCCCTGGCTGGAGGACCGCGTGCCCCAGAAGACCATTCAGGAAATGCAGCAGAAGCTGGAGGACTTCCGCGACTACCGGCGGGTCCACAAGCCACCCAAGGTGCAGGAGAAGTGCCAGCTGGAGATCAACTTCAACACGCTGCAGACCAAGCTGCGCCTCAGCAACCGGCCCGCCTTCATGCCCTCCGAGGGCAAGATGGTGTCG GACATCAACAGCGGCTGGCAGCACCTGGAGCAGGCCGAGAAGGGCTACGAGGAATGGCTGCTGAACGAGATCCGCCGGCTGGAGCGGCTCGACCACCTGGCGGAGAAGTTCCGGCAGAAGGCCTCCATCCACGAGGCCTGGACCGATG GGAAGGAGGCCATGCTGAAGCACCGGGACTATGAGACAGCCACCCTGTCGGACATCAAGGCCCTCATCCGCAAGCACGAAGCCTTCGAGAGCGACCTGGCCGCCCACCAGGACCGCGTGGAGCAGATTGCCGCCATCGCCCAGGAGCTCAA CGAGCTGGATTACTACGACTCCCACAATGTCAACACGCGCTGCCAGAAGATCTGTGACCAGTGGGACGCCCTTGGCTCTCTGACCCACAGtcgcagggaagccctggag AAAACGGAGAAGCAGCTGGAGACCATTGACCAGCTGCACCTGGAGTACGCCAAGCGGGCGGCCCCCTTCAACAACTGGATGGAGAGCGCCATGGAGGACCTCCAGGACATGTTCATTGTCCACACCATCGAGGAAATCGAG GGTCTGATCTCAGCCCACGACCAGTTCAAGTCGACGCTGCCGGACGCTGACAGGGAGCGGGAGGCCATCCTGGCCATCCACAAGGAAGCCCAGCGGATCGCCGAGAGCAACCACATCAAGCTCTCAGGCAGCAACCCCTACACCACCGTCACTCCCCAGATCATCAACTCCAAGTGGGAGAAG GTGCAGCAGCTGGTGCCCAAGCGGGACCACGCCCTCCTGGAGGAGCAGAGCAAGCAGCAGTCGAACGAGCACCTGCGCCGCCAGTTTGCCAGCCAGGCCAACATCGTGGGGCCCTGGATCCAGACGAAGATGGAG GAGATCGGGCGCATCTCCATTGAGATGAACGGGACGCTGGaggaccagctgagccacctgaagCAGTATGAGCGCAGCATCGTGGACTACAAGCCCAACCTGGACCTGCTTGAGCAGCAGCACCAGCTCATCCAGGAGGCCCTCATCTTCGACAACAAGCACACCAACTATACCATGGAG CACATCCGGGTGGGCTGGGAGCAGCTGCTCACCACCATCGCCCGCACCATCAACGAGGTTGAAAACCAGATCCTCACCCGCGACGCCAAGGGCATCAGCCAGGAGCAGATGCAGGAGTTCCGGGCGTCCTTCAACCACTTCGACAAG GACCATGGCGGGGCGCTGGGGCCGGAAGAGTTCAAGGCCTGCCTCATCAGCCTGGGCTACGACGTGGAGAACGACCGGCAG AAGCAGACAGGCAGCATGGACTCCGATGACTTCAGGGCTCTGCTTATCTCCACAGGATACAGCCTG GGCGATGCCGAGTTCAACCGCATCATGAGCGTGGTGGACCCCAACCACAGTGGCCTCGTGACCTTCCAAGCCTTCATCGACTTCATGTCGAGGGAGACCACCGACACAGACACGGCTGACCAGGTCATCGCCTCCTTCAAGGTCCTGGCTGGGGACAAG AACTTCATCACGGCCGAGGAGCTGCGGAGAGAGCTGCCGCCTGACCAGGCCGAGTACTGCATCGCCCGCATGGCGCCCTACCAGGGCCCCGACGCCGTGCCCGGCGCCCTCGACTATAAATCCTTCTCCACAGCCCTGTACGGAGAGAGCGACCTGTGA
- the ACTN4 gene encoding alpha-actinin-4 isoform X3, producing the protein MVDYHAANQSYQYGPSSGSNGAGGGGSMGDYMAQEDDWDRDLLLDPAWEKQQRKTFTAWCNSHLRKAGTQIENIDEDFRDGLKLMLLLEVISGERLPKPERGKMRVHKINNVNKALDFIASKGVKLVSIGAEEIVDGNAKMTLGMIWTIILRFAIQDISVEETSAKEGLLLWCQRKTAPYKNVNVQNFHISWKDGLAFNALIHRHRPELIEYDKLRKDDPVTNLNNAFEVAEKYLDIPKMLDAEDIVNTARPDEKAIMTYVSSFYHAFSGAQKAETAANRICKVLAVNQENEHLMEDYERLASDLLEWIRRTIPWLEDRVPQKTIQEMQQKLEDFRDYRRVHKPPKVQEKCQLEINFNTLQTKLRLSNRPAFMPSEGKMVSDINSGWQHLEQAEKGYEEWLLNEIRRLERLDHLAEKFRQKASIHEAWTDGKEAMLKHRDYETATLSDIKALIRKHEAFESDLAAHQDRVEQIAAIAQELNELDYYDSHNVNTRCQKICDQWDALGSLTHSRREALEKTEKQLETIDQLHLEYAKRAAPFNNWMESAMEDLQDMFIVHTIEEIEGLISAHDQFKSTLPDADREREAILAIHKEAQRIAESNHIKLSGSNPYTTVTPQIINSKWEKVQQLVPKRDHALLEEQSKQQSNEHLRRQFASQANIVGPWIQTKMEEIGRISIEMNGTLEDQLSHLKQYERSIVDYKPNLDLLEQQHQLIQEALIFDNKHTNYTMEHIRVGWEQLLTTIARTINEVENQILTRDAKGISQEQMQEFRASFNHFDKKQTGSMDSDDFRALLISTGYSLGDAEFNRIMSVVDPNHSGLVTFQAFIDFMSRETTDTDTADQVIASFKVLAGDKNFITAEELRRELPPDQAEYCIARMAPYQGPDAVPGALDYKSFSTALYGESDL; encoded by the exons ACCTTCACAGCCTGGTGCAACTCCCACCTGCGGAAGGCGGGCACGCAGATCGAGAACATCGATGAGGACTTCCGAGACGGGCTCAAGCTCATGCTCCTCCTGGAGGTCATTTCAG GGGAGCGGTTACCTAAGCCGGAGCGGGGCAAGATGAGAGTGCACAAAATCAACAACGTGAACAAGGCCCTGGACTTCATCGCCAGCAAAGGCGTCAAGCTGGTCTCCATCGGGGCGGAAG AGATTGTGGACGGCAACGCGAAGATGACCCTGGGAATGATCTGGACCATCATCCTCAGGTTCGCCATCCAGGACATCTCTGTGGAAG AGACCTCTGCCAAGGAGGGGCTCCTCCTCTGGTGCCAGAGAAAGACGGCTCCGTACAAGAACGTCAACGTGCAGAACTTCCACATCAG CTGGAAGGACGGTCTTGCCTTCAACGCCCTGATCCACCGGCACAGACCAGAACTGATCGAGTACGACAAGCTGAGAAAG GACGATCCCGTCACCAACCTGAACAATGCCTTCGAAGTGGCTGAGAAATACCTCGACATTCCCAAGATGCTAGATGCAGAGG ACATCGTGAACACGGCCCGGCCCGACGAGAAGGCCATAATGACCTATGTGTCCAGCTTCTACCATGCCTTTTCGGGAGCGCAGAAG GCTGAGACCGCTGCCAACCGGATCTGCAAGGTGCTGGCCGTCAACCAGGAGAATGAGCACCTGATGGAAGATTATGAGAGGCTGGCCAGCGAC CTCCTGGAGTGGATCCGGCGCACCATCCCCTGGCTGGAGGACCGCGTGCCCCAGAAGACCATTCAGGAAATGCAGCAGAAGCTGGAGGACTTCCGCGACTACCGGCGGGTCCACAAGCCACCCAAGGTGCAGGAGAAGTGCCAGCTGGAGATCAACTTCAACACGCTGCAGACCAAGCTGCGCCTCAGCAACCGGCCCGCCTTCATGCCCTCCGAGGGCAAGATGGTGTCG GACATCAACAGCGGCTGGCAGCACCTGGAGCAGGCCGAGAAGGGCTACGAGGAATGGCTGCTGAACGAGATCCGCCGGCTGGAGCGGCTCGACCACCTGGCGGAGAAGTTCCGGCAGAAGGCCTCCATCCACGAGGCCTGGACCGATG GGAAGGAGGCCATGCTGAAGCACCGGGACTATGAGACAGCCACCCTGTCGGACATCAAGGCCCTCATCCGCAAGCACGAAGCCTTCGAGAGCGACCTGGCCGCCCACCAGGACCGCGTGGAGCAGATTGCCGCCATCGCCCAGGAGCTCAA CGAGCTGGATTACTACGACTCCCACAATGTCAACACGCGCTGCCAGAAGATCTGTGACCAGTGGGACGCCCTTGGCTCTCTGACCCACAGtcgcagggaagccctggag AAAACGGAGAAGCAGCTGGAGACCATTGACCAGCTGCACCTGGAGTACGCCAAGCGGGCGGCCCCCTTCAACAACTGGATGGAGAGCGCCATGGAGGACCTCCAGGACATGTTCATTGTCCACACCATCGAGGAAATCGAG GGTCTGATCTCAGCCCACGACCAGTTCAAGTCGACGCTGCCGGACGCTGACAGGGAGCGGGAGGCCATCCTGGCCATCCACAAGGAAGCCCAGCGGATCGCCGAGAGCAACCACATCAAGCTCTCAGGCAGCAACCCCTACACCACCGTCACTCCCCAGATCATCAACTCCAAGTGGGAGAAG GTGCAGCAGCTGGTGCCCAAGCGGGACCACGCCCTCCTGGAGGAGCAGAGCAAGCAGCAGTCGAACGAGCACCTGCGCCGCCAGTTTGCCAGCCAGGCCAACATCGTGGGGCCCTGGATCCAGACGAAGATGGAG GAGATCGGGCGCATCTCCATTGAGATGAACGGGACGCTGGaggaccagctgagccacctgaagCAGTATGAGCGCAGCATCGTGGACTACAAGCCCAACCTGGACCTGCTTGAGCAGCAGCACCAGCTCATCCAGGAGGCCCTCATCTTCGACAACAAGCACACCAACTATACCATGGAG CACATCCGGGTGGGCTGGGAGCAGCTGCTCACCACCATCGCCCGCACCATCAACGAGGTTGAAAACCAGATCCTCACCCGCGACGCCAAGGGCATCAGCCAGGAGCAGATGCAGGAGTTCCGGGCGTCCTTCAACCACTTCGACAAG AAGCAGACAGGCAGCATGGACTCCGATGACTTCAGGGCTCTGCTTATCTCCACAGGATACAGCCTG GGCGATGCCGAGTTCAACCGCATCATGAGCGTGGTGGACCCCAACCACAGTGGCCTCGTGACCTTCCAAGCCTTCATCGACTTCATGTCGAGGGAGACCACCGACACAGACACGGCTGACCAGGTCATCGCCTCCTTCAAGGTCCTGGCTGGGGACAAG AACTTCATCACGGCCGAGGAGCTGCGGAGAGAGCTGCCGCCTGACCAGGCCGAGTACTGCATCGCCCGCATGGCGCCCTACCAGGGCCCCGACGCCGTGCCCGGCGCCCTCGACTATAAATCCTTCTCCACAGCCCTGTACGGAGAGAGCGACCTGTGA
- the ACTN4 gene encoding alpha-actinin-4 isoform X4 yields the protein MVDYHAANQSYQYGPSSGSNGAGGGGSMGDYMAQEDDWDRDLLLDPAWEKQQRKTFTAWCNSHLRKAGTQIENIDEDFRDGLKLMLLLEVISGERLPKPERGKMRVHKINNVNKALDFIASKGVKLVSIGAEEIVDGNAKMTLGMIWTIILRFAIQDISVEETSAKEGLLLWCQRKTAPYKNVNVQNFHISWKDGLAFNALIHRHRPELIEYDKLRKDDPVTNLNNAFEVAEKYLDIPKMLDAEDIVGTLRPDEKAIMTYVSCFYHAFSGAQKAETAANRICKVLAVNQENEHLMEDYERLASDLLEWIRRTIPWLEDRVPQKTIQEMQQKLEDFRDYRRVHKPPKVQEKCQLEINFNTLQTKLRLSNRPAFMPSEGKMVSDINSGWQHLEQAEKGYEEWLLNEIRRLERLDHLAEKFRQKASIHEAWTDGKEAMLKHRDYETATLSDIKALIRKHEAFESDLAAHQDRVEQIAAIAQELNELDYYDSHNVNTRCQKICDQWDALGSLTHSRREALEKTEKQLETIDQLHLEYAKRAAPFNNWMESAMEDLQDMFIVHTIEEIEGLISAHDQFKSTLPDADREREAILAIHKEAQRIAESNHIKLSGSNPYTTVTPQIINSKWEKVQQLVPKRDHALLEEQSKQQSNEHLRRQFASQANIVGPWIQTKMEEIGRISIEMNGTLEDQLSHLKQYERSIVDYKPNLDLLEQQHQLIQEALIFDNKHTNYTMEHIRVGWEQLLTTIARTINEVENQILTRDAKGISQEQMQEFRASFNHFDKKQTGSMDSDDFRALLISTGYSLGDAEFNRIMSVVDPNHSGLVTFQAFIDFMSRETTDTDTADQVIASFKVLAGDKNFITAEELRRELPPDQAEYCIARMAPYQGPDAVPGALDYKSFSTALYGESDL from the exons ACCTTCACAGCCTGGTGCAACTCCCACCTGCGGAAGGCGGGCACGCAGATCGAGAACATCGATGAGGACTTCCGAGACGGGCTCAAGCTCATGCTCCTCCTGGAGGTCATTTCAG GGGAGCGGTTACCTAAGCCGGAGCGGGGCAAGATGAGAGTGCACAAAATCAACAACGTGAACAAGGCCCTGGACTTCATCGCCAGCAAAGGCGTCAAGCTGGTCTCCATCGGGGCGGAAG AGATTGTGGACGGCAACGCGAAGATGACCCTGGGAATGATCTGGACCATCATCCTCAGGTTCGCCATCCAGGACATCTCTGTGGAAG AGACCTCTGCCAAGGAGGGGCTCCTCCTCTGGTGCCAGAGAAAGACGGCTCCGTACAAGAACGTCAACGTGCAGAACTTCCACATCAG CTGGAAGGACGGTCTTGCCTTCAACGCCCTGATCCACCGGCACAGACCAGAACTGATCGAGTACGACAAGCTGAGAAAG GACGATCCCGTCACCAACCTGAACAATGCCTTCGAAGTGGCTGAGAAATACCTCGACATTCCCAAGATGCTAGATGCAGAGG ATATTGTAGGCACTCTGAGGCCAGATGAGAAAGCCATCATGACTTACGTGTCCTGCTTCTACCACGCTTTCTCAGGGGCTCAAAAG GCTGAGACCGCTGCCAACCGGATCTGCAAGGTGCTGGCCGTCAACCAGGAGAATGAGCACCTGATGGAAGATTATGAGAGGCTGGCCAGCGAC CTCCTGGAGTGGATCCGGCGCACCATCCCCTGGCTGGAGGACCGCGTGCCCCAGAAGACCATTCAGGAAATGCAGCAGAAGCTGGAGGACTTCCGCGACTACCGGCGGGTCCACAAGCCACCCAAGGTGCAGGAGAAGTGCCAGCTGGAGATCAACTTCAACACGCTGCAGACCAAGCTGCGCCTCAGCAACCGGCCCGCCTTCATGCCCTCCGAGGGCAAGATGGTGTCG GACATCAACAGCGGCTGGCAGCACCTGGAGCAGGCCGAGAAGGGCTACGAGGAATGGCTGCTGAACGAGATCCGCCGGCTGGAGCGGCTCGACCACCTGGCGGAGAAGTTCCGGCAGAAGGCCTCCATCCACGAGGCCTGGACCGATG GGAAGGAGGCCATGCTGAAGCACCGGGACTATGAGACAGCCACCCTGTCGGACATCAAGGCCCTCATCCGCAAGCACGAAGCCTTCGAGAGCGACCTGGCCGCCCACCAGGACCGCGTGGAGCAGATTGCCGCCATCGCCCAGGAGCTCAA CGAGCTGGATTACTACGACTCCCACAATGTCAACACGCGCTGCCAGAAGATCTGTGACCAGTGGGACGCCCTTGGCTCTCTGACCCACAGtcgcagggaagccctggag AAAACGGAGAAGCAGCTGGAGACCATTGACCAGCTGCACCTGGAGTACGCCAAGCGGGCGGCCCCCTTCAACAACTGGATGGAGAGCGCCATGGAGGACCTCCAGGACATGTTCATTGTCCACACCATCGAGGAAATCGAG GGTCTGATCTCAGCCCACGACCAGTTCAAGTCGACGCTGCCGGACGCTGACAGGGAGCGGGAGGCCATCCTGGCCATCCACAAGGAAGCCCAGCGGATCGCCGAGAGCAACCACATCAAGCTCTCAGGCAGCAACCCCTACACCACCGTCACTCCCCAGATCATCAACTCCAAGTGGGAGAAG GTGCAGCAGCTGGTGCCCAAGCGGGACCACGCCCTCCTGGAGGAGCAGAGCAAGCAGCAGTCGAACGAGCACCTGCGCCGCCAGTTTGCCAGCCAGGCCAACATCGTGGGGCCCTGGATCCAGACGAAGATGGAG GAGATCGGGCGCATCTCCATTGAGATGAACGGGACGCTGGaggaccagctgagccacctgaagCAGTATGAGCGCAGCATCGTGGACTACAAGCCCAACCTGGACCTGCTTGAGCAGCAGCACCAGCTCATCCAGGAGGCCCTCATCTTCGACAACAAGCACACCAACTATACCATGGAG CACATCCGGGTGGGCTGGGAGCAGCTGCTCACCACCATCGCCCGCACCATCAACGAGGTTGAAAACCAGATCCTCACCCGCGACGCCAAGGGCATCAGCCAGGAGCAGATGCAGGAGTTCCGGGCGTCCTTCAACCACTTCGACAAG AAGCAGACAGGCAGCATGGACTCCGATGACTTCAGGGCTCTGCTTATCTCCACAGGATACAGCCTG GGCGATGCCGAGTTCAACCGCATCATGAGCGTGGTGGACCCCAACCACAGTGGCCTCGTGACCTTCCAAGCCTTCATCGACTTCATGTCGAGGGAGACCACCGACACAGACACGGCTGACCAGGTCATCGCCTCCTTCAAGGTCCTGGCTGGGGACAAG AACTTCATCACGGCCGAGGAGCTGCGGAGAGAGCTGCCGCCTGACCAGGCCGAGTACTGCATCGCCCGCATGGCGCCCTACCAGGGCCCCGACGCCGTGCCCGGCGCCCTCGACTATAAATCCTTCTCCACAGCCCTGTACGGAGAGAGCGACCTGTGA
- the ACTN4 gene encoding alpha-actinin-4 isoform X2, whose translation MVDYHAANQSYQYGPSSGSNGAGGGGSMGDYMAQEDDWDRDLLLDPAWEKQQRKTFTAWCNSHLRKAGTQIENIDEDFRDGLKLMLLLEVISGERLPKPERGKMRVHKINNVNKALDFIASKGVKLVSIGAEEIVDGNAKMTLGMIWTIILRFAIQDISVEETSAKEGLLLWCQRKTAPYKNVNVQNFHISWKDGLAFNALIHRHRPELIEYDKLRKDDPVTNLNNAFEVAEKYLDIPKMLDAEDIVGTLRPDEKAIMTYVSCFYHAFSGAQKAETAANRICKVLAVNQENEHLMEDYERLASDLLEWIRRTIPWLEDRVPQKTIQEMQQKLEDFRDYRRVHKPPKVQEKCQLEINFNTLQTKLRLSNRPAFMPSEGKMVSDINSGWQHLEQAEKGYEEWLLNEIRRLERLDHLAEKFRQKASIHEAWTDGKEAMLKHRDYETATLSDIKALIRKHEAFESDLAAHQDRVEQIAAIAQELNELDYYDSHNVNTRCQKICDQWDALGSLTHSRREALEKTEKQLETIDQLHLEYAKRAAPFNNWMESAMEDLQDMFIVHTIEEIEGLISAHDQFKSTLPDADREREAILAIHKEAQRIAESNHIKLSGSNPYTTVTPQIINSKWEKVQQLVPKRDHALLEEQSKQQSNEHLRRQFASQANIVGPWIQTKMEEIGRISIEMNGTLEDQLSHLKQYERSIVDYKPNLDLLEQQHQLIQEALIFDNKHTNYTMEHIRVGWEQLLTTIARTINEVENQILTRDAKGISQEQMQEFRASFNHFDKDHGGALGPEEFKACLISLGYDVENDRQGDAEFNRIMSVVDPNHSGLVTFQAFIDFMSRETTDTDTADQVIASFKVLAGDKNFITAEELRRELPPDQAEYCIARMAPYQGPDAVPGALDYKSFSTALYGESDL comes from the exons ACCTTCACAGCCTGGTGCAACTCCCACCTGCGGAAGGCGGGCACGCAGATCGAGAACATCGATGAGGACTTCCGAGACGGGCTCAAGCTCATGCTCCTCCTGGAGGTCATTTCAG GGGAGCGGTTACCTAAGCCGGAGCGGGGCAAGATGAGAGTGCACAAAATCAACAACGTGAACAAGGCCCTGGACTTCATCGCCAGCAAAGGCGTCAAGCTGGTCTCCATCGGGGCGGAAG AGATTGTGGACGGCAACGCGAAGATGACCCTGGGAATGATCTGGACCATCATCCTCAGGTTCGCCATCCAGGACATCTCTGTGGAAG AGACCTCTGCCAAGGAGGGGCTCCTCCTCTGGTGCCAGAGAAAGACGGCTCCGTACAAGAACGTCAACGTGCAGAACTTCCACATCAG CTGGAAGGACGGTCTTGCCTTCAACGCCCTGATCCACCGGCACAGACCAGAACTGATCGAGTACGACAAGCTGAGAAAG GACGATCCCGTCACCAACCTGAACAATGCCTTCGAAGTGGCTGAGAAATACCTCGACATTCCCAAGATGCTAGATGCAGAGG ATATTGTAGGCACTCTGAGGCCAGATGAGAAAGCCATCATGACTTACGTGTCCTGCTTCTACCACGCTTTCTCAGGGGCTCAAAAG GCTGAGACCGCTGCCAACCGGATCTGCAAGGTGCTGGCCGTCAACCAGGAGAATGAGCACCTGATGGAAGATTATGAGAGGCTGGCCAGCGAC CTCCTGGAGTGGATCCGGCGCACCATCCCCTGGCTGGAGGACCGCGTGCCCCAGAAGACCATTCAGGAAATGCAGCAGAAGCTGGAGGACTTCCGCGACTACCGGCGGGTCCACAAGCCACCCAAGGTGCAGGAGAAGTGCCAGCTGGAGATCAACTTCAACACGCTGCAGACCAAGCTGCGCCTCAGCAACCGGCCCGCCTTCATGCCCTCCGAGGGCAAGATGGTGTCG GACATCAACAGCGGCTGGCAGCACCTGGAGCAGGCCGAGAAGGGCTACGAGGAATGGCTGCTGAACGAGATCCGCCGGCTGGAGCGGCTCGACCACCTGGCGGAGAAGTTCCGGCAGAAGGCCTCCATCCACGAGGCCTGGACCGATG GGAAGGAGGCCATGCTGAAGCACCGGGACTATGAGACAGCCACCCTGTCGGACATCAAGGCCCTCATCCGCAAGCACGAAGCCTTCGAGAGCGACCTGGCCGCCCACCAGGACCGCGTGGAGCAGATTGCCGCCATCGCCCAGGAGCTCAA CGAGCTGGATTACTACGACTCCCACAATGTCAACACGCGCTGCCAGAAGATCTGTGACCAGTGGGACGCCCTTGGCTCTCTGACCCACAGtcgcagggaagccctggag AAAACGGAGAAGCAGCTGGAGACCATTGACCAGCTGCACCTGGAGTACGCCAAGCGGGCGGCCCCCTTCAACAACTGGATGGAGAGCGCCATGGAGGACCTCCAGGACATGTTCATTGTCCACACCATCGAGGAAATCGAG GGTCTGATCTCAGCCCACGACCAGTTCAAGTCGACGCTGCCGGACGCTGACAGGGAGCGGGAGGCCATCCTGGCCATCCACAAGGAAGCCCAGCGGATCGCCGAGAGCAACCACATCAAGCTCTCAGGCAGCAACCCCTACACCACCGTCACTCCCCAGATCATCAACTCCAAGTGGGAGAAG GTGCAGCAGCTGGTGCCCAAGCGGGACCACGCCCTCCTGGAGGAGCAGAGCAAGCAGCAGTCGAACGAGCACCTGCGCCGCCAGTTTGCCAGCCAGGCCAACATCGTGGGGCCCTGGATCCAGACGAAGATGGAG GAGATCGGGCGCATCTCCATTGAGATGAACGGGACGCTGGaggaccagctgagccacctgaagCAGTATGAGCGCAGCATCGTGGACTACAAGCCCAACCTGGACCTGCTTGAGCAGCAGCACCAGCTCATCCAGGAGGCCCTCATCTTCGACAACAAGCACACCAACTATACCATGGAG CACATCCGGGTGGGCTGGGAGCAGCTGCTCACCACCATCGCCCGCACCATCAACGAGGTTGAAAACCAGATCCTCACCCGCGACGCCAAGGGCATCAGCCAGGAGCAGATGCAGGAGTTCCGGGCGTCCTTCAACCACTTCGACAAG GACCATGGCGGGGCGCTGGGGCCGGAAGAGTTCAAGGCCTGCCTCATCAGCCTGGGCTACGACGTGGAGAACGACCGGCAG GGCGATGCCGAGTTCAACCGCATCATGAGCGTGGTGGACCCCAACCACAGTGGCCTCGTGACCTTCCAAGCCTTCATCGACTTCATGTCGAGGGAGACCACCGACACAGACACGGCTGACCAGGTCATCGCCTCCTTCAAGGTCCTGGCTGGGGACAAG AACTTCATCACGGCCGAGGAGCTGCGGAGAGAGCTGCCGCCTGACCAGGCCGAGTACTGCATCGCCCGCATGGCGCCCTACCAGGGCCCCGACGCCGTGCCCGGCGCCCTCGACTATAAATCCTTCTCCACAGCCCTGTACGGAGAGAGCGACCTGTGA